From a single Thermoplasmata archaeon genomic region:
- a CDS encoding radical SAM protein, which yields MVVQKSSLKKGLPKETETLCPECGKVIKAKIFEENGKVMIEKHCAQHGTFKDIYWSDVELYKKAEKWAFDGIGVENPAIKNAKTCPDNCGLCNLHLSHTVLANLDLTNRCNLRCPICFANANAAGYVYEPSFEQVVEMMKVLRSQKPVANTAIQFAGGEPTVYPKFIEVLQEAEKLGFSQIQVATNGVKFARSYDYVKQCAIAGLDTVYLQFDGLEEEIYIKARGKPLLEVKKKAIENIRKLKQDNLKMSVVLVPTVVNGVNDHQVGAILKYAIENRDIIKAVNYQPVSFTGRINQEERMQGRFTLPDLVDRLVNQTNFLKKDDFYPVPVVAPVSRFFYAVNEEPVVAFTSHPHCGLATYLFVEEDGNPIPITRFIDVERFFAELNKLAEKALDAKLLKKRFLLSANSLLEECFDENHAPKGMDKMKFIKTIQGVLSTKGKSKLAEFSWRMMMVGGMHFQDMYNYDIERVKRCVIHYVVPDGRIIPFCAYNSGPTYRTEVEKKYSIPLSEYRGGNDEE from the coding sequence ATGGTCGTGCAGAAAAGTAGTTTGAAAAAGGGCCTGCCGAAAGAAACTGAAACCCTCTGTCCAGAGTGCGGTAAGGTGATAAAAGCGAAGATTTTTGAGGAGAACGGTAAGGTGATGATTGAGAAGCACTGTGCCCAGCATGGCACATTCAAAGACATTTACTGGAGTGATGTGGAACTCTACAAAAAAGCGGAGAAATGGGCATTCGATGGCATTGGCGTGGAAAATCCTGCGATAAAGAATGCTAAAACCTGCCCGGATAACTGTGGGCTCTGCAATCTGCATCTGAGCCACACTGTGCTTGCAAACCTAGACCTTACAAATCGGTGTAATTTGCGATGTCCAATCTGTTTCGCAAATGCAAATGCTGCTGGCTATGTTTACGAGCCAAGTTTTGAGCAGGTTGTTGAAATGATGAAGGTTCTCAGAAGCCAGAAACCTGTAGCAAATACCGCAATTCAGTTTGCAGGGGGTGAGCCAACCGTCTATCCGAAATTTATTGAGGTTTTGCAGGAGGCAGAGAAACTTGGTTTCTCTCAGATTCAGGTCGCCACCAATGGTGTAAAGTTCGCAAGGAGTTACGACTATGTGAAACAGTGTGCAATTGCAGGACTGGACACAGTTTACCTCCAGTTTGATGGTCTGGAAGAGGAGATTTACATAAAAGCGAGAGGAAAGCCATTGCTTGAGGTGAAAAAGAAGGCAATTGAGAACATCAGGAAACTGAAGCAAGATAACCTGAAAATGAGCGTTGTGCTTGTTCCTACAGTTGTGAACGGAGTTAATGACCATCAAGTCGGAGCAATCTTGAAATATGCAATTGAAAACAGAGACATCATCAAAGCGGTGAACTATCAACCAGTTTCATTTACTGGCAGAATTAACCAGGAGGAAAGGATGCAGGGTAGGTTCACTTTACCTGACCTTGTGGACCGGCTGGTTAATCAGACAAATTTTCTCAAGAAGGATGACTTCTATCCAGTGCCTGTAGTAGCACCTGTCTCTAGATTCTTCTATGCAGTGAACGAAGAGCCAGTGGTAGCATTCACCTCGCATCCACACTGCGGGCTTGCTACCTATCTGTTCGTAGAGGAAGATGGGAACCCAATTCCAATAACAAGGTTCATTGATGTAGAGCGATTCTTCGCAGAATTAAACAAACTTGCGGAAAAAGCCCTAGATGCGAAGCTTTTGAAGAAGCGTTTCCTCCTCTCTGCTAACTCTCTACTCGAGGAATGCTTTGACGAAAATCATGCACCTAAGGGTATGGACAAGATGAAGTTCATAAAGACGATCCAAGGTGTGCTTTCCACAAAAGGCAAGTCCAAACTTGCAGAATTCTCATGGAGAATGATGATGGTTGGTGGAATGCACTTCCAGGATATGTATAACTACGACATTGAGAGAGTAAAGCGTTGCGTAATTCACTATGTTGTGCCTGATGGAAGAATCATTCCATTTTGTGCTTACAACTCAGGACCAACTTACAGAACAGAGGTTGAGAAGAAATACTCAATTCCGCTCTCTGAGTACAGAGGTGGTAATGATGAAGAGTGA
- a CDS encoding helix-turn-helix domain-containing protein, which yields MYEALFEVLKGFENADIAEFERITGNAISAMEEIGFSHAEARAYVYLFVAGYGTVELIASMAGLPRTSAYRIFRKLEKKGCVKAIGEEPRIYRVISPEIIASNIASRIAGDFEALEKYRISLEDGRLSAVQRIEQKDVGKKLSVLIDASERELLISTSQFGKFWKLGERAINHAIAKSLKIVLLTPKPVKLNGVNCIVDEKISTTEIVADRKAMIFTTNWKEFYFTTQPEFIAHLIGAWSGKI from the coding sequence ATGTATGAGGCATTGTTTGAGGTCTTAAAAGGATTTGAGAATGCGGACATTGCCGAATTTGAGCGTATAACTGGCAATGCAATTTCTGCGATGGAAGAAATAGGGTTCAGCCATGCGGAGGCAAGGGCATATGTTTACCTTTTTGTAGCAGGATATGGAACTGTTGAGTTAATCGCAAGCATGGCAGGTTTACCTAGGACCTCTGCCTATAGAATCTTCAGAAAGCTTGAAAAAAAAGGGTGTGTGAAGGCAATCGGCGAAGAGCCAAGAATCTATCGTGTGATTTCACCCGAAATTATTGCTTCTAACATAGCTAGCAGAATTGCAGGGGACTTCGAAGCCCTGGAAAAATACCGAATTTCGCTGGAGGATGGACGGCTCAGTGCAGTGCAACGCATTGAACAAAAGGATGTCGGGAAAAAGCTGAGTGTACTTATTGATGCATCTGAAAGAGAACTGCTGATTTCAACCTCACAATTCGGAAAATTTTGGAAACTGGGGGAGCGAGCCATAAATCATGCAATTGCAAAAAGCCTGAAAATTGTTTTGCTGACACCGAAGCCCGTCAAACTTAACGGAGTTAATTGTATTGTTGATGAAAAAATTAGTACGACCGAGATTGTAGCTGACAGAAAAGCAATGATTTTTACAACAAACTGGAAGGAGTTCTATTTCACAACACAACCAGAGTTTATTGCTCATCTGATTGGAGCTTGGAGCGGGAAAATTTAG
- a CDS encoding transcriptional regulator gives MALEGVSPNAEKVYDVMKELGIVGEAKMATAERITQAAKLPKNMVLNALQELQNKGYVKRKVREKAAGYYLVEGK, from the coding sequence ATGGCACTTGAAGGAGTATCCCCAAATGCCGAAAAGGTCTACGATGTGATGAAAGAGCTCGGAATTGTCGGTGAAGCAAAGATGGCTACTGCTGAGAGAATCACTCAGGCAGCAAAACTGCCAAAGAACATGGTGCTTAACGCACTCCAGGAATTGCAGAACAAGGGATATGTGAAGAGAAAGGTAAGAGAGAAGGCAGCAGGGTACTACCTCGTTGAGGGAAAGTAA
- a CDS encoding aldehyde ferredoxin oxidoreductase family protein, translating to MFGWHGTLLRVNLTDQTSLLEQIPENILHSFVGGRGLGTAIAHKELKPGAEPLSKENKLIFCTGPLTGTGVPTSSRFTCTSISPLTRTIFDSNCGGVFGIQLKRSGVDALIIEGRAEKPVVLYVDNAKTTIEDAEGLWGKTTQQVFDALEKDGKVLCIGPAGENLVKIANIQTSNYHAIGRGGLGAVMGAKKLKAIVCRGNGNVGVKDKEKLRFFVNEMMKWLNASPITSKALPHLGTPGLVNLINEYGMLPVLRWKNGFDPRAEKVSGEALREHFVRQEGCRACPINCGRISGMDGIFVKGPEYETIWALGINCGIFDLKTIIAANRLCNLYGLDTISTGATVAAAMELCGKNEELNAKFGDGESLLKLIEKIAFRQGIGNELAEGSEHFCKIHGLESFTVKGLELPAYDPRGAFGLGLAYATANRGGCHLKGYMIAPEILGIPRFFNRFTESDKPDIVARVQNTAAVIDSLVLCLFTNFAVSEGYYARLLSAVTGVEFRAEDLQEIGERIWNLERLWNVRAGRAIDTLPERLLQAPLSSGNSAGKVVPLKAMLQKYYAVRGWDENGVPKREKLRELGIS from the coding sequence ATGTTTGGATGGCACGGGACGCTTCTCCGTGTAAATCTGACAGACCAAACATCATTGCTGGAACAAATTCCAGAAAACATTTTGCACAGTTTTGTTGGGGGAAGAGGGCTCGGTACTGCCATCGCTCACAAAGAACTAAAACCTGGAGCTGAACCACTTTCTAAAGAAAACAAATTAATTTTTTGCACCGGACCACTGACAGGGACAGGTGTGCCCACAAGCTCAAGGTTTACCTGCACTTCAATTTCACCGCTTACCAGAACCATTTTTGATTCAAATTGCGGTGGCGTTTTTGGCATTCAACTTAAGCGTTCTGGAGTTGATGCGTTGATTATAGAAGGCAGGGCTGAGAAACCAGTCGTTCTCTATGTTGATAATGCAAAAACAACGATTGAGGATGCTGAGGGGCTCTGGGGCAAGACCACACAACAGGTGTTTGATGCGCTCGAGAAGGATGGAAAGGTTCTGTGCATTGGGCCGGCTGGCGAAAATCTTGTGAAAATTGCTAACATCCAGACTTCAAATTACCATGCGATTGGCAGGGGTGGCCTCGGTGCTGTTATGGGTGCTAAAAAATTGAAGGCAATAGTGTGCAGAGGCAATGGAAATGTGGGCGTGAAGGACAAAGAAAAGCTCAGGTTTTTTGTGAATGAGATGATGAAATGGCTAAACGCAAGCCCGATAACCTCTAAGGCACTGCCGCACCTTGGCACCCCTGGACTTGTAAATCTGATAAATGAGTATGGCATGCTTCCTGTTCTACGCTGGAAAAATGGGTTCGACCCAAGGGCTGAGAAAGTTTCTGGTGAGGCCTTGCGGGAGCATTTTGTAAGGCAGGAAGGATGCAGGGCCTGTCCAATAAACTGCGGAAGAATTTCTGGCATGGATGGAATCTTTGTGAAGGGACCTGAATACGAAACAATTTGGGCCCTTGGAATTAACTGCGGAATTTTCGACCTGAAGACAATTATTGCAGCCAATCGGCTCTGTAATCTCTATGGCCTAGACACGATTTCCACAGGAGCCACAGTCGCTGCAGCAATGGAGCTATGTGGGAAAAACGAGGAATTGAATGCGAAATTTGGAGATGGAGAGAGTTTGCTAAAACTGATTGAGAAAATTGCATTTAGGCAGGGAATTGGGAATGAGCTAGCTGAAGGTTCCGAACATTTCTGCAAAATCCATGGGTTAGAAAGTTTCACTGTGAAAGGGCTTGAGTTGCCCGCTTATGACCCCAGAGGTGCGTTCGGGCTTGGCCTGGCATATGCAACAGCCAACAGGGGCGGATGCCATCTGAAGGGTTACATGATTGCACCAGAAATTCTGGGCATACCCAGATTTTTCAACCGTTTCACGGAGAGTGACAAGCCAGACATCGTGGCAAGGGTGCAGAACACTGCAGCAGTTATAGATTCGCTTGTGCTCTGTCTCTTCACGAATTTTGCTGTTTCTGAAGGCTATTACGCCCGTTTGCTTTCTGCAGTTACTGGTGTTGAGTTCAGAGCAGAGGACCTCCAGGAGATTGGAGAGAGAATATGGAATCTTGAACGGCTCTGGAATGTGAGGGCTGGGAGAGCGATAGATACACTGCCAGAGAGATTGCTTCAGGCGCCGCTGAGCTCGGGCAATTCTGCAGGAAAAGTCGTGCCTCTAAAAGCCATGCTTCAGAAATACTATGCGGTTAGGGGCTGGGATGAAAATGGGGTTCCAAAGAGGGAGAAGCTGAGGGAATTGGGGATTAGTTAG
- a CDS encoding YHS domain-containing protein: MWRKKKAKYTSIYKGKTYYFCALGCKKAFDREPQRYIE; this comes from the coding sequence ATGTGGAGGAAAAAAAAAGCAAAGTACACATCAATTTACAAAGGGAAGACCTACTATTTTTGTGCATTAGGATGTAAGAAGGCATTTGACAGAGAGCCACAAAGATACATCGAATAA
- a CDS encoding heavy metal translocating P-type ATPase has translation MNPTKAELKVGGMHCAMCANTVAASLRNLDGVLKAEVNLATEKVVVEYVPEKVNIERMARTIEETGYRYLGTEERIGEPVDKSQVYRVVVGFVSGILFMFLMFTHVYVFFEARLVSFLVATPLFFYVASPILTGAYRSLKNFTLSMDVMYALGTTISYLAGVLATFGVLGNDFMLFDAALLLASFLMLGRTLEQRAKAGTTASIKRLLALQPKKARVLRGETEEEVSVEALKIGEIVIVRAGERIPVDGTVLDGWSYVDESMLTGEPLPKLKKPGEKVVGGTIARKGTVKVRVEKTGSETVLGGIIRLVSEAMNSRPRIQGIADKVVRYFIPFVLCIALSSSLFWYFVMHESFLFALSVFIAVVAVACPCALGLATPAAVTVGVGRGAELGIFIKNAEVLEVAENVTTVVFDKTGTLTSGKTRVLEFHCSPEFERKQAIGFAAAVESKSVHPLAEAIVEFGKGGKDLEVENFEEVEGKGVRGIVNGWEVVVGSEQMLGSFGIEIEKEFKQKIERAREIGRNTVLLAIDRKFVGIFIIGDEIRMDARETVERIKKEGIKTVMVTGDSERSASYTAKRLGIEKVFASVMPDKKAAIVQALAGEGEVVCFVGDGVNDAPALASAHVGIAMGQASDVAIESGDIVLVSDRIADVHKALRLSREVMSRIRQNIFWAFAYNFFLIPVAAGVLHPLGITMKPEFAALAMAFSSVSVLLLSLSLKRFR, from the coding sequence ATGAATCCTACAAAAGCAGAGCTGAAAGTGGGAGGGATGCACTGTGCGATGTGTGCCAATACTGTTGCTGCATCACTCAGAAATTTGGATGGTGTTTTGAAGGCAGAGGTGAACCTGGCTACGGAGAAGGTGGTGGTAGAGTATGTTCCAGAAAAAGTCAACATAGAGAGAATGGCAAGAACAATTGAGGAAACTGGCTACAGGTATCTTGGAACTGAGGAAAGAATTGGAGAACCAGTTGATAAATCTCAGGTGTATCGCGTTGTTGTTGGCTTTGTCTCTGGCATACTGTTCATGTTCCTGATGTTTACCCATGTGTATGTGTTTTTTGAAGCTAGATTAGTAAGTTTTTTGGTTGCAACTCCTCTCTTTTTCTATGTGGCATCGCCCATTCTCACAGGTGCCTATCGATCTCTCAAAAATTTTACATTGAGCATGGATGTAATGTATGCACTTGGTACCACAATTTCCTACCTTGCTGGTGTGCTCGCTACCTTTGGAGTTCTCGGTAATGATTTTATGCTTTTTGATGCCGCTTTGCTGCTGGCATCCTTTCTGATGCTGGGGAGAACACTTGAGCAAAGAGCAAAAGCAGGGACTACTGCAAGCATAAAGCGATTGCTTGCTCTTCAACCGAAGAAGGCGAGAGTGCTGCGTGGAGAAACTGAGGAGGAGGTAAGTGTCGAAGCCCTGAAGATAGGAGAGATTGTAATTGTGAGGGCAGGTGAGAGGATACCAGTGGATGGTACAGTTCTTGATGGCTGGAGTTATGTGGACGAATCAATGCTTACTGGAGAACCGCTTCCGAAATTGAAGAAGCCAGGAGAGAAAGTCGTAGGGGGTACAATTGCGAGGAAGGGCACAGTCAAAGTGAGAGTTGAGAAAACTGGTTCAGAAACGGTGCTTGGCGGGATAATTCGGCTGGTGAGTGAGGCAATGAACTCACGACCCAGAATTCAGGGAATTGCGGACAAGGTTGTGAGGTATTTCATACCATTTGTGCTCTGCATAGCCCTCAGTTCCTCCCTTTTTTGGTACTTTGTAATGCATGAGAGTTTCCTCTTTGCTCTCTCAGTTTTCATTGCAGTGGTTGCAGTTGCCTGTCCATGCGCTTTGGGGCTTGCAACGCCTGCTGCAGTTACTGTTGGTGTGGGAAGGGGTGCAGAACTAGGAATTTTCATAAAAAACGCTGAAGTGTTAGAGGTTGCAGAAAATGTTACGACAGTAGTTTTCGACAAGACAGGGACATTGACTTCTGGAAAAACAAGAGTGCTGGAATTCCACTGCTCCCCTGAATTTGAGAGAAAACAGGCAATAGGGTTTGCTGCTGCAGTAGAAAGCAAAAGTGTGCATCCTCTGGCAGAAGCCATTGTTGAGTTTGGAAAGGGAGGAAAGGATCTCGAGGTGGAGAATTTTGAGGAGGTGGAAGGAAAAGGAGTGCGGGGGATTGTGAATGGCTGGGAAGTTGTTGTAGGCAGTGAACAGATGCTTGGGAGTTTCGGAATTGAAATTGAGAAGGAGTTTAAGCAAAAGATTGAGCGAGCTAGAGAGATCGGGCGAAATACCGTGCTTCTCGCAATTGACAGAAAATTTGTGGGTATTTTCATAATTGGAGATGAGATACGAATGGATGCAAGAGAGACAGTTGAGAGAATAAAGAAGGAGGGAATTAAGACAGTGATGGTGACTGGAGACAGTGAGAGAAGTGCTAGTTATACAGCTAAGAGGCTGGGAATAGAGAAGGTTTTTGCAAGTGTGATGCCCGATAAAAAAGCAGCGATTGTTCAAGCACTTGCTGGTGAAGGGGAGGTTGTATGCTTTGTGGGTGATGGTGTAAATGATGCTCCCGCTCTTGCATCAGCCCATGTGGGAATTGCGATGGGCCAGGCGAGTGATGTTGCAATTGAGAGCGGAGACATTGTCCTCGTGAGCGACAGAATTGCAGATGTGCACAAAGCCCTGAGGTTGAGCAGGGAAGTGATGTCAAGGATAAGACAGAACATTTTCTGGGCGTTTGCATACAACTTCTTTCTCATTCCTGTGGCTGCAGGTGTATTACATCCACTTGGAATTACAATGAAACCTGAGTTTGCAGCCCTTGCAATGGCGTTCAGTTCAGTGAGTGTTTTGCTCCTTTCGCTATCTTTAAAAAGGTTCAGGTGA
- a CDS encoding SAM-dependent methyltransferase has product MQCVIENCEEELSEWLFLEYRHAVSIWGKVKFTNVKDDRMYTTLSMISSEVFREHVYELKLENPIVLDPLADKPLEPEDMQRANYIVIGGILGDREFTGKTKRLITEKTRGIARNLGKTQLSIDIAAYVAHQVLQGKRLSEIPLTTEVEIEHPDGHITILPYGYPIVDGKVLITPGLIRYLQRNLGEQE; this is encoded by the coding sequence ATGCAGTGTGTTATAGAAAATTGCGAGGAAGAGCTTTCTGAGTGGCTTTTTTTAGAGTACAGGCATGCTGTTAGCATTTGGGGTAAGGTCAAATTTACAAATGTAAAGGATGATAGAATGTATACTACCCTTTCAATGATATCATCAGAAGTTTTTAGGGAGCATGTTTACGAGTTAAAGCTAGAGAACCCAATAGTGCTAGACCCTCTTGCAGACAAACCTCTTGAGCCAGAGGACATGCAGAGAGCAAATTATATAGTGATTGGCGGAATTCTCGGTGATAGAGAGTTTACTGGCAAGACCAAGCGTTTGATCACAGAAAAAACAAGAGGGATTGCTAGAAATCTCGGAAAAACCCAGCTTTCAATAGACATTGCTGCCTATGTTGCCCATCAAGTGTTGCAGGGAAAAAGATTATCTGAGATTCCGCTCACGACGGAGGTGGAAATAGAGCATCCTGATGGTCACATCACAATCCTTCCCTATGGGTATCCGATTGTGGATGGAAAGGTGTTGATCACACCTGGATTGATAAGATACCTTCAGAGGAACTTGGGTGAGCAAGAATGA